One window of Streptococcus suis genomic DNA carries:
- a CDS encoding phosphocarrier protein HPr, producing MASKDFHIVAETGIHARPATLLVQTASKFASDITLNYKEKSVNLKSIMGVMSLGVGQGADVTISAEGADADDAIAAITETMEKEGLA from the coding sequence ATGGCTTCAAAAGACTTCCACATCGTGGCAGAAACAGGTATCCACGCACGTCCAGCAACTTTGCTTGTTCAAACTGCTAGCAAATTCGCTTCAGACATCACGTTGAACTACAAAGAAAAATCAGTTAACCTTAAATCTATCATGGGTGTTATGTCTCTTGGTGTTGGCCAAGGTGCTGACGTAACAATCTCTGCTGAAGGTGCAGATGCTGACGATGCAATCGCAGCAATCACAGAAACAATGGAAAAAGAAGGATTGGCATAA